One Ranitomeya imitator isolate aRanImi1 chromosome 4, aRanImi1.pri, whole genome shotgun sequence genomic window, tcttcatagaaactgatcaaattagtctgacatgaacggtccctggtaaacccgtgctgatactgggtcatgaggttattcctcttcagatactccagtatagcgtcccttagaatgccctccaggattttacccacagtagaggttaagcttactggcctatagtttccgagttcagtttttgttccctttttgaatattggcaccacatttgctatacgccagtcctgtggcacaaaccctgttattatggagtctttaaagattaaaaataatggtctatcaatgactgtacttaattcctgcagtactcgagggtgtatcccatccgggcccggagatttgtcaattttagtgatttttagacgccgccgcacttcctgctgggttaagcaggtgacatttaattttatcgttaacgatatcgttgctttttgtgacgtagcaacgatatcgttaacgaaatcgttatgcgtgacagcgaccaatgatcaggcccctgctgggagatcgttggtcgctgggaatgatcaggacctttttttggtcgctgatcacccgctgtcatcgctggattggcgtgtgtgacgccgatccagcgatgtgttcactggtaaccagggtaaatatcgggttactaagcgcagggccacgcttagtaacccgatgtttaccctggttaccattgtaaaagtaaaaaaacaaaaaacaaacagtacatactcacattccggtgtctgtcccccggcgtcagcttcccgcactgactgtcagcgccggccggccgtaaagcagagcacagcagtgacatcaccgctgtgctctgctttacggccggccggcgctgacacagtgcagggaagctgacgccgggggacagacaccggaatgtaagtatgtactgtttgtttttttttacttttacaatggtaaccagggtaaacatcgggttactaagcgcggccctgtgcttagtaacccaatgtttaccctggttacccggggacttcggcattgttggtcgctggagagctgtctgtgtgaccgctctccagcgaccacacaacgacctaaacagcgacgctgcagcgaccggcatcgttgtctatatcgctgcagcgtcgctaaatgtgacggtaccttaaggttatgttcacacaatgcgtgttACTATAGCAGCAAAATAAATGAAATTttggaagtctcatgcacacgcatTAATCTTTtctttgcagatttgaagcagcatgttaattctcattttttcagtgtttttcacccatttaaatgaatggatgaaggaaaaaaaaaaaaaaaaaaaaactcctcctaAAAAACACACATTTtacgcagcatttttcctgccaacaccagtattttttttgcaaattctgaacgtgtgcaccACATACCCCAAGAGtgtcattaatagtgatgagcaagtatactcgttgctcgggttttccagagcatgctcaggtgtcctccgagtatttggcatgctcggagatttagttttccttgccggcagctgcatgatttgcggctgctagaccgcctgaatacatgtggggattccctaacaggcaacccccacatttactcagGCTGACAAGCAGCCGtagatcatgcagctgcgtcgacaaaaactaaatctccgagcacatccaaataccaaGTACTTGAAGACCacacgagcgtgctcaggaaaacctgagcaacgagtatactcgctccacTAGTCATTAACAATATTTTATTTATAATATTGGTGTTAAAAGCCCATCCGCCTTCCGTAAAGAAAAGGCCCAGAGTAACCAATAATGTTCTCCTATTTTGTCTTTTAATCCAGATAAATACCACGGGCATCTTGTCCAATTTTCTTTTGCTCTGTCAATTTTATGTTCCTTAGCGTTAGTCGATTAGCCTTGCCATTGTGTTTGTCACATTGTAGAGCACCAAACACTGTAATACTCACCCTAAGCTGCAATTCTTTTTGCTCTGTGGAAAATGTTTCACTTTTAAAAAATCTAACAAATCCTTGGGAACTTCTTTGTTAAACCATAAGACTCCCTAAAACAGAATAAACAAAACATCAAAAGGTGGTACAAATATTACACCCTAAACTACCATGGCAATGCATGAATAACCCTGCAGTCGCTATGTGGAGTGCCTTCGGGCTGTCAGAGAAAGCCATTTGCCTCCCTGTTTCCTTAGATGCTGCAGTCATTAGTGACTGTatcttctaagggtatgtgtccacgttcaggattgcatcaggatttggtccggattttatgtcagtatttgtaagccaaaaccaggagtggaacaattagaggaaaagtataatagaaatatatgcaccacttctgtatttatcagccactcctggttttggcttacaaatactgacataaaatcctgaccaaatcctgaacgtggacacataccctaacaagttaggctatgtgcacacgtggcggatttcctgcggatccgcagagggttttttttgcacagaaacgctgcagatccgtaagtgatttacagtacaatgtaaatcaatgggaaaaaaaaatgctgtgctaatagtgcggaaaaatctgcagcaaaaatgctgcagattaaaaaaaaaaaaaaaaaaggaccatgtcaattctttttgcggatctgcagcgtttctgcacccattgattcAGTGAAATCTGcaggatctgcggttttgctgctgaGTTGGGTGCAAGAAACGCAGTAGATCGGGAGGGGGGGTGGAGACACTGCGTGTGAGGGGAAGATGTGCGCGTGTGtgcgtgtaggcaggcatcgttcgatgggactacaagtcccatcctgctatgcctgctacagtaacaGCCAGCCGAATGATGGGACAGTACAGTCCCATTATCCGGCTACTGtgttaaagtgtaaaaaaaaaaaagtacatactcaccaatcgcctagtcctcgatcacctgtaagaaatataaagataataaaccaacaatatactccctgatctgcagtaatccatgtaataacgagtgtcccacgacgatctccggcAATAcactgacggaaggtatccttccacactgtatccctccgccgctgtaagtacagtatagttcatactgtcacttgcggcacagctgtgtgggaaaattctcaggcagcagtgccgtaaagtgagagcaatgaactcattgaaccctcagtgataacactgcaggagccattgtctcctgtcagtgtgtcactggaggcctatagagctgtcacatctcctcactaaaaaacatacaaaatgcagcaaatccacacctgcgttttttggcaagagagggaagaatttgcacagaaaattccacatgcaaatctgcaatgtgtgcacatacccttagacagacGGAAGTTTCTCTGACCCGGGCGTTACCCGAGAAGCCCTATTGTCACTCACGGCCAGGCTCCTGATGGAAGTTGGGTtggcactagtgatgagagagtgtgctCATGTCCTATTAGAGTGTCTTCTGtgtgctctaatactatgttcaAGTTGCTGTGGCTTCATGTCTCGTGGCTCTTcaatagccgcaacacatgcagggattgcctaacaaacaacctaatccctgcatgtgatgcggctgtcaaacagctgcgGCGACACGAGCATAGTATTCaagacacgagcatgctcagataatgtcTTATCACCTTGCTCATCGCTAGTTGGCACAGCGTCACTGTGGAGCAtgcgtcagggtgcagaggacgctgcatgatgcagttttttctgcgccaaaaaccatgcaaaagtgaacgcatgcgtcacaaaacgctgcgttgtgcatgcgtttacatttgcgttgtgcgctgcgtcaccgacgctgcactgcacaacgcaaatgtgaacttagcctttgtCTGACAGCCggtacagagaagctgcagcgcgccggctgccAGTGTTCAATAGTACTCACGTCTAACAGATGCCAGTACAACTGAGGCTCTGACCACAGCGTGAGAGCGACATCAGCAGCatcatcaggtcatgtgatcacggtGCTGATGTCACTGGCCCGCGTTacagaggcgaacactggtggtaagtgctccagtggagctgaagacaccgaagattaagtgcacggggaGGGGGGAGAGGGGGGATTCTATCTGTGGTGGGAGATTTGGAGTGAGGATCTAATGTATGTGGGGAGATTTGGATTGGTGATGGGGGGGAGGGAtttagggcatgtatgaggaaacagtatggggggcatTAACAAAGGAAGGAAAAATAttccagcaccaggcgtctcttcattaaaattttcaatattttattttcatgccAAGAATAAAACATCCTACAGGAACATGGCCCCTAAACGCCTGACACGCTTCAAACAAAGTTCTTAATCATAGGTAGTTGGGTTGGCACTATGCCTATGATTAAGAACTTTGttcgaaatgtgttttttttttccttcctttgctACTGCTAATGCGTGGTATCCAGCCACTTGTTCCTGGCACCTGTGTTCATCTAGATTCCAGTGAGGCACCACTAATCCCCTTCCCTGCTCCCAGTAAGATAGtagtatggggggcatgtatgagtaaACAGTATGGGGGATAGATGCAGACACGGTATGGTGAGTGTGGTGACGGGTGCAGACAATAAGGTGGGTgaatgggggaatgtatgcggacagtatgagtagtgataggaaaaatgtatgcggacacagtatggggagtgagggtgatgggatgtgtgcagacacagtatagagAGTATGGGcactgcgcactgcacactgtcaggattctattGTAACagggatttacatacatgcggtcatgtgctgacgagacatgcgtggcctcattcaatgaaaatgagctgagcgaggccgggcacatctagtcggaatgtggccagaagtatacaaatcgcatgcttgtgatgacatgactgtccactcttgccaccagcaagggagaatcctaaaattgtgcagtgcattagttgtgataattcagaagcctgcgatgtcaggattcagctctgcaggttccagtagtcgtcacccgTCACTCATATGCAATATTCACACTTATGGTcccgtgacaacgagcttctcttcctgcttctctcagtttttcactgaacattagagcattagggagaggagctcattggcacgtgactaagtgtgcaaatcacatatgtgcttGGGGGGTGGGAGgcccgccaaactgaattcttgcctcgggtgccagaaaacctagatacacccctGCGTCGGACGAGTGCAGATGAGTATTTGTAGTGGTCCGAGTGCTGTCAGTTTTTTTCCAATGGCCGCACTCGGCCAGACTGTACGGGTGTGTGAATATAGTCTATGTAGCAGTCAAATGTAAAcattttaaatgggttgtccaccactagaacaaccccttcttgatcaaaatgtttggctccCATAAAATAAAGCCTATGCACACCTCCTGTGCTGGCGCAGTTCCTGCGGTGTCAGCACCTGCTCTCCCGATGCTGtggtgcggtgttgtgacacatgaccccAACACCCAAccagcactggtgtcactgttcccacctttggacaaatcaaacatgaaaaggaagtccgggctgcagttgatcttggacttcctcttcatgttctaaTCGACAGGAGGTGGCGACATTGGGAGCCggaggtcacgtgtcacaacaacagcacaggAGCCCCGGGAGAGCGAGTATCGACACAGAGAACGGTGccagcacgggaggggagtataggcctttttattttatgggggccaagcaaggggtatgacaagaagttgttCAAGCAGTGGACAACTTCAAGCTATAAGTCTGCTTCACTCTATGATCAGCTGATTGCAGTGGTGTCTGAATTTTGAAAGCGGTGGTCTGTGATGGGAAAACCCCATTAAAGGGACAGTTTTGATGAGTAACAGAGCTGTAGTGTTAGTAGAGCTAtgaagctcagcacaagttctgctgtaataCATTCAGCTTCAGTGGTTTGTTCTGCAGTATACACTGCCATCGCTTTATTTACACAAAGATAACAAGGTATATTAACAAGCACACAACTCAGGAAAGTGAGAGCCCTAATTAGGAGAACTGCTCTAAAAGCAGCAAATGGTGAAGGCTGATGATTATACAAGAttgtcaggagctgagagggaGGGCAGAAGCTAAATATTTAGTTAATTTTTAATTGGGTCAAATTCACGCAAAATGATTTATTTCTGCTTGTACTATGTAATTTTTATATTACAGGTAAGTCTCGTGTTTTTTTACATAGCTACTGAGATTGCTAAATATAAAAGCAAAAAGTACAATACCAATTCAAAATGCAAACAGTTGGGGTACTTTATTGACCTATATCTGTGCAAGATTTTGGCTCCAGACGTATAGTGAGCCTTTTTCAAAGGATCAAAGACTCATTGTTGGTCTGGAGTGGAAACGTTACATACAGTAGATATGAGTTAATGAAGAACACCTACTTTTTAGCATTTTGAATTGCAGTGCGGCCTGCTTTTGGTTTTTGTTTATTACGTTTATGTGGTCATAGCCAAGGGTCCTGCACCCACTTTTTTTCTAGGGTGCCATGGTTTTGCTATACTATACTAAGATCGTTATAAACATCCATATATGTTTACATTGAATGATAAAATGAAACATAATAGACAATCTTTTGTGCAGCCCAAAAACCAATGGCCCGATGTGCTAGAAAATGTTCCATTATCCATTACTGGAGATCTTCTACTGTAATTCTAATATTATGTTATGTCACTCATGTAATCTGGTGTTGTATTCATAGCTATTCATAATTATTTGGACCGTTTTTACATGATTTCTGTTATTTCCCACCGGTGACTGGTGGTTTGTGAATTCCAACCATTTCAGTTCCCTTCACGTACTTGCTTCTTCTTCCACATCTCCTTAGACAGAACATCACGAATCACTTTCAGTAAATTAGTTCTGAACTTCCTCAGACCTTTTTCTTTGTgcctatatatattttatatacactTGTTTATATTGTCGATTTTGGTAGAAGTTAATATCTATTGGGCTGCAAGCCAGATCCCTCATGGAAACCAGGTATCTAAAGGGATGGGTTTTTACTTTGGATCAGAAGGGTTTGGTTTTTATCACAGTCTCACAAAGCCAATTGCGAATTAATTACTGACTTAAAAATACTTTCTTACTTGGATGTATGCCTCAAGTCCATGCCGCCTTTGCTCTTGGACCTTGGACATCCAATTTGGAACCCGTTTAGGTGGAAAGTCAGGAACTTTGCATGTCTTCTTGAGCTGTGAAAACAATAAGAATTTCACCCACTTAGCATGACAACTTGGAAAGGGTAACTGTCTACAGACCCTGACAGGGGTAAGCAAGTGACATGGCTTCCAAGGTTTCCCTGTAGACAATGAAACAGAGTTATTATGAGGCCCAGTAGCCAATCTTGTAGGCACAACAGAATCATAGGCTCCAAGGGGCACGTGATGCCAGGGCATCCGTATGGGGATTTGGACCTAGCAATACATATAGTGGTACATCACAGAGCATTCCCTCATAAATCCCCCTTGTTGATCATTATTAACAAGGTGCTAGAATGCTGTGTACTAGTTTATTTTATGGTTTTCTTCAGTGTTTAATTACAATACATTCACATGTTTAGATCAGAATGAGCTGTGGACTAGTAAACTATGACCTAATCATTCCTGTGTTTGCAGAGACAGGGGAAATCTGTACATGCATTTCCATGACTGCAAGTACACGTCCCAGGAGATGGGACACAAACAATTATTGTTTACAACTGGAATACAAAGGGTTCCACAGAGCGTACCAGATGGTGACATTTCTCTAAAAGTTATATTGTATTTTCTAAATATTGAAGCAAAGTGGAATAGAAATGCTGCGTCATCAGTTCCCTCAGCCTCTGTGGACAACTGCGCTCTAGAGTAAAACATTTCTTCACAAATCCACAAAAGTCACtgtagattacctaacaataaaaaaaacacaacaccatCCATGCCTACCATGATGATCAGTGGTAAACCAAGCATTGTCATCACTGGAGGCCAAGTGTACAGTATGGTGGGGCACTAAAGAAGAGTGCCATGGGGACACCAGGTGGGGCGAGTATAgtagggtttgtttgttttttactgtaAGCGTTTTATGCAGATTTGGCTATGGATCTACAGGTATTCCTCAGAAATTGGGGTTTGCTAAAGTCAAATGAGAAAATCTGCAACTACTCAGTCACAAATATTCGCATTCTGCAGTCTCTCAAATCTGCACTTTCGGTCAATTTCTCAGTAGAAAAATTCTACAGCGATTGAATGAGATTTGAAGTTTCATCCATCTTGTTGGTCATCTCTGTGGATTGTTAATCTTAAAATCAGGACGAAAATTCTGTAAGTAAATGCTCTCCTAAACAGACCTGTTATTTATGCAATTTTTTTGAATAATGAAATAAGCATGCATGATCTTAAACATGTCTCCGATTAATAGCGCAGATTTATGCAAATAGAACTACAGTATGTAATCATCAATTTGCTTTTAGGAATTATAGATAGAAAAATCTATGAGCATTATGGTTACGCATCAGCTTCCATGCTTGAACGTGTACAAATAAATCTAAAGATGAAGAAATAATTCTTACCAGCTTATGGAGTGTATAAAATTCACTATATCGACGGTCCAGTGTATGTCGACGGCCATTGCATAAGACGTCTAATTTGAAGACCTAACAAGATTAAATTTATAGCTATTATACAAGCGCACACGATGAAATGTCACATTAAAGTAAACACAgaataaaaaaagagaaaagtaTAGAAATCACCACGCTTATCCAAACCATGTGAAGCTAAGAATACTGCATCAACGGTTGCCAAATCCTGATGGTGTGGCATACCGAAGCAAAATGAAAATAGGAGGAAGTTTTTTGCAACACTtccatccaataaaaaaaaaaaatattttattgtaaATCCCTGAAAACGAGTAGATCCAAGTGCAGGTGAATACAAAAACTGACTAGTCCACATGAATTTGCTCATTTTGATTGATTTAACATAAAGTATTATTCATTGGATGGAAGTGCTGCAAAATTCCTccattttcattttgtttttacatAGTAAACTAACTTCTAAGTCCACGAGAAATCAGATGGGCATCCAGGATGTACAATTTGAGATTCTTCACAATCCACATGATTAATTACTTTTGAAGGAGCCCTAGTCAAATTCGCCACTCATAAGTAATTTGATCCTTCAGCTGTGCACACAGATGTTGGCTTATACAGGAATTCATACGGTGAATTTTAAGATACCTGCAGCCCCATTTTCTATTACTCTTCTTAGAAGACAACCAGGTTAATCCGCTCTTCCCATTAGAATAAACGTGCATGCGTTAAAGGGACTCCGCCAGCACAGAATACGGTaattgttcaaaccaagtacagtcgCTTGGTACATCTTGGCacggccaaacatttaagtgcaccttccaatttattcatttatttattttactcacttatataccgCCATGATGTaccgagcacctgtacttggttttagtagtcattctgtgctgacagtcctttTAATGGTTGGGTTTAAGAAAGAAAAAGTTGTTT contains:
- the SNX22 gene encoding sorting nexin-22 isoform X1, whose translation is MLEVYIPSVGHQVNKSDKTHTVFKLDVLCNGRRHTLDRRYSEFYTLHKLLKKTCKVPDFPPKRVPNWMSKVQEQRRHGLEAYIQGVLWFNKEVPKDLLDFLKVKHFPQSKKNCSLGRLLTNTPGENSTQLAHKAVVGFYKDLYIFPPDTDMLEDVVLQGVIQGLYQQTHKKPPAAKQVLSTSHRVP
- the SNX22 gene encoding sorting nexin-22 isoform X2 gives rise to the protein MLEVYIPSVGHQVNKSDKTHTVFKLDVLCNGRRHTLDRRYSEFYTLHKLLKKTCKVPDFPPKRVPNWMSKVQEQRRHGLEAYIQGVLWFNKEVPKDLLDFLKVKHFPQSKKNCSLGLLTNTPGENSTQLAHKAVVGFYKDLYIFPPDTDMLEDVVLQGVIQGLYQQTHKKPPAAKQVLSTSHRVP